A region of Kwoniella shivajii chromosome 11, complete sequence DNA encodes the following proteins:
- a CDS encoding ribulose-phosphate 3-epimerase gives MSKCIISPSVLASDLSKLSEECQRMIDNGCDWLHMDVMDGNFVPNITMGAPILTWVHKNVPEIFMDCHMMVADPARWVPDVAKAGGKSYTFHYEATSDPEGVIRLIKEHKMLVGLAISPETPSSVITDTLGNEVDMLLVMTVKPGYGGQKFMPECLDKVTELRKRFPGKNIQVDGGVGSGNACQCAKAGSNVLVAGTAIFGAEDPKKTISEMRSTVDQAIAEQK, from the exons ATGTCCAAGTGTATCATCTCCCCTTCCGTCCTTGCC AGTGACCTTTCTAAGTTATCTGAGGAATGTCAACGAATGATTGATAATGGGTGTGACTGGTTACACATGG ACGTAATGGACGGTAACTTCGTACCTAATATAACGATGGGGGCTCCTATATTAACATGGGTTCATAAGAACGTACCTGAGATATTCATGGATTGTCATATGATGGTTGCCGATCCAGCTAGATGGGTACCAGATGTAGCTAAAGCTGGTGGTAAAAGTTACACTTTCCATTACGAAGCTACTT CCGACCCAGAAGGGGTAATTCGTCTGATCAAAGAGCACAAAATGCTCGTAGGATTAGCTATATCACCCGAGACTCCCTCAAGCGTAATCACCGATACATTAGGTAACGAAGTAGATATGCTACTAGTCATGACTGTTAAACCAGGATATGGAGGTCAAAAATTCATGCCTGAATGTCTTGATAAAGTCACCGAATTAAGAAAGAGATTCCCAGGTAAAAATATTCAGGTTGATGGTGGTGTGGGTAGTGGTAACGCTTGTCAATGTGCCAAAGCTG GTTCAAACGTCTTGGTGGCAGGAACAGCAATTTTCGGTGCTGAAGATCCCAAGAAGACAATCTCAGAAATGAGATCTACCGTAGACCAGGCTATAGCTGAGCAAAAATAA
- a CDS encoding pre-mRNA-splicing ATP-dependent RNA helicase PRP28, whose protein sequence is MAGPLSVDEIVAKQKAEKEAASKPKFLSKADRAKLALEKRQAEVKSQQSKEDGERIQRIEFERAAEDERRRADSSRYGTQNNHDGRGSYDRYGRQDGYGRQDYGRSDLRANGRANIPNGPRGGPAPPSAPRGMRDNGTPLPYNGNGNGNGHGTGPSTPLAGSSTPTPNSPGDVAFPTDMEISALRARYLGQKIDGKKPRLRKANDKKVVFDWNEGDDTTIVERGTWASDVKGKGPGGTMFGGRLAGFDEGGKRRGQEAFLDNHADALERRRAGKGSNDDRHWSEKPLEEMKDRDWRIFREDFSIAARGGNIPVPLRSWRESTIPPNIIDIIDEIGYTEPSPIQRQAIPIGMQNRDLIGVAKTGSGKTAAFVIPMLDYIGHLPPFNDDNRHKGPYALIMAPTRELAQQIEAEAARFAKPLGYNCVSIVGGRSVEEQQFNLRNGAEIVIATPGRLKDMIDKSMVVMSQCRYVVMDEADRMVDLGFELDLNFILDAMPSTFIKPDDAEINEALKSGEWKGWRVTTLFSATMPPAVERLARKYLRRPATVTIGNAGEAVDTVEQRIEFVHGEDKKKARLIEILRTIGLPPPMIVFVNQKKTADMVVRYVQQSGLTGVTLHSGKSQEQREAALQSLRDGTISVLVATDLAGRGIDVPDVSLVINWQMSGTIEQYVHRIGRTGRAGKLGIAITFLSNDDDEVMYDLRAEVEKSKMSKMNPELARHEAAKTRVTREMKRKREDDE, encoded by the exons ATGGCAGGTCCACTATCGGTGGATGAGATCGTAGCCAAGCAAAAAGCGGAAAAGGAAGCCGCTTCAAAG CCCAAGTTCTTGTCAAAAGCAGATCGAGCGAAGCTTGCGCTAGAAAAGCGACAGGCTGAAGTGAAGAGCCAACAAAGTAAAGAAGACGGAGAACGTATACAGCGTATCGAGTTTGAGCGTGCTGCCGAAgacgaaagaaggagagCGGATTCTTCCAGATACGGCACTCAGAATAATCATGATGGTAGAGGATCAT ATGATAGATATGGTAGACAAGATGGATATGGTAGGCAAGATTATGGAAGATCTGATCTACGTGCGAATGGCAGGGCGAACATACCTAATGGACCAAGAGGAGGTCCAGctccaccttcagcacctAGAGGAATGAGAGATAATGGTACACCTTTACCATACAACGGTAATGGCAACGGTAATGGCCATGGAACAGgaccttcaacacctttagctggatcatcaacaccCACACCTAATTCACCGGGAGATGTAGCGTTTCCAACTGATATGGAAATCTCAGCATTACGAGCTAGATATCTTGGCCAAAAGATTGATGGTAAAAAACCAAGGTTGAGAAAAGCCAATGACAAGAAAGTTGTATTTGATTGGAATGAGGGTGATGATACTACAATTGTAGAAAGAGGTACTTGGGCAAGTGACGTTAAAGGCAAAGGTCCAGGGGGAACCATGTTTGGAGGTCGATTAGCTGGCTTTGACGAAggtggaaaaagaagaggtcaagaaGCCTTCTTGGATAA TCATGCAGACGCATTGGAAAGACGGAGAGCAGGAAAAGGATCAAACGATGATAGACATTGGTCAGAGAAACCTctggaagaaatgaaagatcGTGATTGGCGTATTTTCAGAGAAGATTTCTCGATTGCAGCACGGGGTGGTAATATACCTGTCCCCCTTAGAAGTTGGAGAGAATCGACCATACCTCCaaatatcattgatatcatcgaCGAGATAGGATATACAGAGCCAAGTCCTATTCAAAGACAAGCTATTCCTATCGGAATGCAAAATAGAGATCTTATCGGTGTTGCCAAGACTG GTTCCGGTAAAACTGCCGCTTTCGTTATTCCAATGCTTGACTATATTGGGCATCTACCACCtttcaatgatgataacCGACACAAAGGTCCTTACGCTCTGATCATGGCTCCGACTCGAGAATTGGCACAGCAAATCGAAGCAGAAGCAGCAAGATTCGCGAAGCCATTAGGTTACAACTGTGTTTCCATTGTCGGTGGTCGATCAGTAGAAGAACAACAGTTCAACCTCCGAAACGGTGCTGAAATCGTCATTGCTACACCTGGTCGATTGAAGGATATGATCGATAAATCAATGGTGGTCATGTCACAATGTCGATACGTCGTCATGGACGAAGCGGATCGAATGGTAGATTTAGGTTTCGAACTGGATCTGAACTTCATCCTGGACGCTATGCCTTCAACGTTCATCAAACCCGATGATGCTGAAATTAACGAAGCCCTCAAATCTGGGGAATGGAAAGGTTGGAGAGTGACCACTCTTTTCTCAGCCACAATGCCCCCTGCGGTGGAACGACTTGCAAGGAAATATCTAAGAAGACCCGCAACAGTCACTATTGGTAACGCTGGTGAAGCTGTCGACACAGTTGAACAAAGAATCGAATTCGTACATGGtgaagataagaagaaaGCTAGACTTATCGAAATCCTGCGAACAATCGGATTACCACCACCGATGATCGTTTTTgtcaatcaaaagaaaacagCAGATATGGTCGTTCGATACGTTCAACAATCCGGATTGACGGGTGTAACGTTGCATTCAGGTAAATCTCAAGAACAGCGAGAAGCCGCATTACAATCATTAAGGGATGGAACCATATCAGTCTTAGTGGCTACTGATTtagctggaagaggtatcGACGTACCTGATGTTTCGTTGGTCATCAATTGGCAAATGTCAGGAACAATCGAACAATACGTCCATAGGATTGGTAGAACCGGTAGAGCAGGTAAACTCGGTATCGCAATAACATTCTTGTccaatgacgatgatgaagtcatGTATGATCTAAGAGCAGAAGTGGAAAAATCGAAAATGAGTAAAATGAATCCTGAATTAGCAAGACATGAAGCTGCTAAAACTAGAGTTAcaagggagatgaag AGGAAACGTGAAGACGACGAGTAG
- a CDS encoding cytochrome c gives MAGDSYSPGDATKGASIFKTRCAQCHTLGSGEPHKVGPNLHGLFGRQSGQAEGFAYTAANVNKGVHWESDTLFDYLENPKKYIPGTKMAFAGLKKAKDRNDLITFLEKE, from the exons atggcTGGTGACTCTTACTCTCCTG GTGACGCTACCAAAGGTGCTAGTAtcttcaag ACCAGATGTGCCCAATGTCACACCCTTGGTTCCGGTGAACCTCACAAGGTTGGCCCTAACCTCCACGGTCTTTTCGGAAGACAATCAGGTCAAGCCGAAGGTTTCGCCTACACCGCTGCTAACGTCAACAAAGGTGTACACTGG GAATCGGATACCCTCTTCGACTACTTGGAAAACCCCAAAAAGTATATCCCCGGAACAAAGATGGCTTTCGCTGGTTTGAAGAAGGCCAAGGACAGGAAcgatttgatcactttcttgGAGAAAGAGTAA